One Serratia liquefaciens genomic window, CCATGGCGATTGGCGAGTGGGTGGCCCCGCAGGGCGACCAGATGGCGCGCAACTACCGTGCGCAGCAGATGTACGGCGGCTCGCTGCTTTCCACCAAAAACGGCCTGTGGGCGAAGGACGGCAACGACTTCATCTACATTGAGCGCGTGGCGGGCGAGAAAGAGCTTTCCGGCGTCAACATCTACCACTTCAACGACCAGCGCAGGCTGGAGACGGTGCGCTATGCCGCTACCGCCAGCTTTGAAGACGGCGTGTGGAAGCTTTCGCAGGTGGATACCTCCGACCTGACCAATGAAAAGCAGGTGACCGGCACCCAGACGCTGACAGGCGAATGGAAAACCAACCTGACCCCGGACAAACTGGGCGTGGTGGCGCTGGACCCAACCTCGCTTTCGATCAGCGGCCTGCACAACTACGTGAAGTACCTGAAACAGAGTGGCCAGGAAGCCAACCGCTACCAGCTGAACATGTGGAGCAAAGTGTTCTCGCCGCTTTCCGTGGCGGTGATGATGCTGATGGCGCTGTCGTTCATCTTCGGGCCGCTGCGCAGCGTGCCGATGGGCGTGCGTGTGGTAACCGGTATCAGCTTCGGCTTCCTGTTCTACGTGCTGGACCAGATATTCGGCCCGCTGAGCCTGGTGTACAACATGCCGCCGGTACTGGGCGCATTGCTGCCAAGCATGCTGTTCCTGCTGATCAGCGTGTATATGCTGCTAAAACGCAAGTAGCGGCGCGACAGACAATTAAAAAAGGCGTAGCCATGCGGTTACGCCTTTTTTGTTTCTGGTGCCTCTTGGACGCGCTGCTGCTGATATCGCTACGCACAGGTGCACATTATCGCCGATGTCATCCGTAGGGGCGCTGCATGCTGCGCCCGTGCCGTTTGCCGCAGGTATCGCCAATGTCATCCGTAGGGGCGCCGCACGCCGCGCCCGTGCCGTTTACCACAGTTATCCCGATGTCATCCGTAGGGGCGCCGCATGCTGCGCCCGTGCCGTTTGCCACCGCTATCCCCAATCGACACGCCCTACTTCGCCCAAATAATGAACCCAAGATGACCCCGCCGACGATTTTTTCAGCACTTAACTCATTGAACAACGGATAAGTGTTGCACGTGGATCGCTGAAAGGTATAATGCACCCGTTTTCCGCATACTACTTGCAGTGCCGAAGTGGCGAAATCGGTAGACGCAGTTGATTCAAAATCAACCGTAGAGATACGTGCCGGTTCGAGTCCGGCCTTCGGCACCATTAGTATGTAAATAGACCTCAACTGAGGTCTTTTTTTATGTCTAAAATTCAGCATTTACCTGCTTTTCTCGCCATATTAACTCTCTCAAAGTCAACCGACTTCAACGTACATCTACCAACACATGTTGGTACAGATGATGGTATTTCCGGTTCGATAATGCTTGTACCAACAGGGAGGGGATAAGCATGGCTCTAACAGATATCAAAGTCAGAACAGCTAAGCCAACGGATAAGCAATATAAGCTGACCGATGGCAACGGTATGCATCTTCTCGTCCACCCAAATGGTTCAAGATACTGGCGTCTGCAGTACCGCTTTGGCGGGAAGCAAAAGATGTTGGCACTTGGGGTTTACCCTGAAATTACACTGGCGGATGCCAGAGCACGTCGTGATGATGCTCGGAAGCTTTTGGCAAACGGCATCGACCCGGGAGACAAAAAGAAAAATGATAAGGTTGAACAAGAAGAAGCGCGCACTTTTGAGGAGCTTGCTGTTGAGTGGCATGCCACAAATAAAAAGTGGTCGGAAGAACATAGCCGACGAGTGTTCAAAAGCCTGGAGGACAACCTCTTTCCTGCCATTGGTAAACGCAACATTGCCGAGCTAAAAACGCGGGATTTGTTAGCTCCTATAAAAGCCGTAGAACTTTCTGGACGACTTGAAGTGGCTTCCCGTCTTCAGCAGCGTACCACCGCTATTATGCGCTATGCCGTTCAGAGCGGTTTACTGGACTACAATCCCGCGCAGGAGATGGCCGGGGCAGTTGCTTCTGGAAATAGGCAACATCGTCCAGCACTGGAATTAAAGCGCATCCCCGAGTTACTCCAAAAAATAGACGGCTATACCGGCAGGCCGCTAACCCGTTGGACAACGGAACTCACTC contains:
- the lptG gene encoding LPS export ABC transporter permease LptG; translation: MFGVLDRYIGKTIFNTIIMTLFMLVSLSGIIKFVDQLRKVGQGEYTALSAGMFTLLSVPKDIEIFFPMAALLGALLGLGQLATRSELVVMQASGFTRMQIAGSVMKTAIPLVLLTMAIGEWVAPQGDQMARNYRAQQMYGGSLLSTKNGLWAKDGNDFIYIERVAGEKELSGVNIYHFNDQRRLETVRYAATASFEDGVWKLSQVDTSDLTNEKQVTGTQTLTGEWKTNLTPDKLGVVALDPTSLSISGLHNYVKYLKQSGQEANRYQLNMWSKVFSPLSVAVMMLMALSFIFGPLRSVPMGVRVVTGISFGFLFYVLDQIFGPLSLVYNMPPVLGALLPSMLFLLISVYMLLKRK